The following coding sequences lie in one Gorilla gorilla gorilla isolate KB3781 chromosome 5, NHGRI_mGorGor1-v2.1_pri, whole genome shotgun sequence genomic window:
- the IFNGR1 gene encoding interferon gamma receptor 1 isoform X1, translating into MALLFLLPLVMQGVSRAEMGTADLGPSSVPTPTNVTIESYNMNPIVYWEYQIMPQVPVFTVEVKNYGVKNSEWIDACINISHHYCNISDHVGDPSNSLWVRVKARVGQKESAYAKSEEFAVCRDGKIGPPKLDIRKEEKQIMIDIFHPSVFVNGDEQEVDYDPETTCYIRVYNVYVRMNGSEIQYKILTQKEDDCDELQCQLAIPVSSLNSQYCVSAEGVLHVWGVTTEKSKEVCITIFNSSIKGSLWIPVVAALLLFLVLSLVFICFYIKKINPLKEKSIILPKSLISVVRSATLETKPESKYVSLITSYQPFSLEKEVVCEEPLSPATVPGMHTEDNPGKVEHTEELSSITEVVTTEENIPDVAPGSHLTPVERESSSPLSSNQSEPGSIALNSYHSRNCSESDHSRNDFDTDSSCLESHSSLSDSEFPPNNKGEIKTEGQELITVIKAPTSFGYDKPHVLVDLLVDDSGKESLIGYRPTEDSKEFS; encoded by the exons tgccGACACCAACTAATGTTACAATTGAATCCTATAACATGAACCCTATCGTATATTGGGAGTACCAGATCATGCCACAGGTCCCTGTTTTTACCGTAGAGGTAAAGAACTATGG tgtTAAGAATTCAGAATGGATTGATGCCTGCATCAATATTTCTCATCATTATTGTAATATTTCTGATCATGTTGGTGATCCATCAAATTCTCTTTGGGTCAGAGTTAAAGCCAGGGTTGGACAAAAAGAATCTGCCTATGCAAAGTCAGAAGAATTTGCTGTATGCCGAGATG gaAAAATTGGACCACCTAAACTGGATATCAGAAAGGAGGAGAAGCAAATCATGATTGACATATTTCACCCTTCAGTTTTTGTAAATGGAGACGAGCAGGAAGTCGATTATGATCCCGAAACTACCTGTTACATTAGGGTGTACAATGTGTATGTGAGAATGAACGGAAGTGAG ATCCAGTATAAAATACTCACACAGAAGGAAGATGATTGTGACGAGCTTCAGTGCCAGTTAGCGATTCCAGTGTCCTCACTGAATTCTCAGTACTGTGTTTCAGCAGAAGGAGTCTTACATGTATGGGGTGTTACaactgaaaaatcaaaagaagtttGTATTACCATTTTCAATAGCAGCATAAAAG GTTCTCTTTGGATTCCAGTTGTTGCTGCTTTACTACTCTTTCTAGTGCTTAGCCTGGTATTCATCTGTTTTTATATTAAGAAGATTAATCCATTGAAGGAAAAAAGCATAATATTACCCAAGTCCTTg ATCTCTGTGGTAAGAAGTGCTACTTTAGAGACAAAACCTGAATCAAAATATGTATCACTCATCACGTCATACCAGCCATTTTCCTTAGAAAAGGAGGTGGTCTGTGAAGAGCCGTTGTCTCCAGCAACAGTTCCAGGCATGCATACCGAAGACAATCCAGGAAAAGTGGAACATACAGAAGAACTTTCTAGTATAACAGAAGTGGTGACTACTGAAGAAAATATTCCTGACGTGGCCCCGGGCAGCCATCTGACTCcagtagagagagagagttctTCACCTTTAAGTAGTAACCAGTCTGAACCTGGCAGCATCGCTTTAAACTCGTATCACTCCAGAAATTGTTCTGAGAGTGATCACTCCAGAAATGATTTTGATACTGATTCCAGCTGTCTGGAATCACATAGCTCCTTATCTGACTCAGAATTTCCCCCAAAtaataaaggtgaaataaaaacagaaggacAGGAGCTCATAACAGTAATAAAAGCCCCCACCTCCTTTGGTTATGATAAACCACATGTGCTAGTGGATCTACTTGTGGATGATAGCGGTAAAGAGTCCTTGATTGGTTATAGACCAACAGAAGATTCCAAAGAATTTTCATGA
- the IFNGR1 gene encoding interferon gamma receptor 1 isoform X2 — MNPIVYWEYQIMPQVPVFTVEVKNYGVKNSEWIDACINISHHYCNISDHVGDPSNSLWVRVKARVGQKESAYAKSEEFAVCRDGKIGPPKLDIRKEEKQIMIDIFHPSVFVNGDEQEVDYDPETTCYIRVYNVYVRMNGSEIQYKILTQKEDDCDELQCQLAIPVSSLNSQYCVSAEGVLHVWGVTTEKSKEVCITIFNSSIKGSLWIPVVAALLLFLVLSLVFICFYIKKINPLKEKSIILPKSLISVVRSATLETKPESKYVSLITSYQPFSLEKEVVCEEPLSPATVPGMHTEDNPGKVEHTEELSSITEVVTTEENIPDVAPGSHLTPVERESSSPLSSNQSEPGSIALNSYHSRNCSESDHSRNDFDTDSSCLESHSSLSDSEFPPNNKGEIKTEGQELITVIKAPTSFGYDKPHVLVDLLVDDSGKESLIGYRPTEDSKEFS; from the exons ATGAACCCTATCGTATATTGGGAGTACCAGATCATGCCACAGGTCCCTGTTTTTACCGTAGAGGTAAAGAACTATGG tgtTAAGAATTCAGAATGGATTGATGCCTGCATCAATATTTCTCATCATTATTGTAATATTTCTGATCATGTTGGTGATCCATCAAATTCTCTTTGGGTCAGAGTTAAAGCCAGGGTTGGACAAAAAGAATCTGCCTATGCAAAGTCAGAAGAATTTGCTGTATGCCGAGATG gaAAAATTGGACCACCTAAACTGGATATCAGAAAGGAGGAGAAGCAAATCATGATTGACATATTTCACCCTTCAGTTTTTGTAAATGGAGACGAGCAGGAAGTCGATTATGATCCCGAAACTACCTGTTACATTAGGGTGTACAATGTGTATGTGAGAATGAACGGAAGTGAG ATCCAGTATAAAATACTCACACAGAAGGAAGATGATTGTGACGAGCTTCAGTGCCAGTTAGCGATTCCAGTGTCCTCACTGAATTCTCAGTACTGTGTTTCAGCAGAAGGAGTCTTACATGTATGGGGTGTTACaactgaaaaatcaaaagaagtttGTATTACCATTTTCAATAGCAGCATAAAAG GTTCTCTTTGGATTCCAGTTGTTGCTGCTTTACTACTCTTTCTAGTGCTTAGCCTGGTATTCATCTGTTTTTATATTAAGAAGATTAATCCATTGAAGGAAAAAAGCATAATATTACCCAAGTCCTTg ATCTCTGTGGTAAGAAGTGCTACTTTAGAGACAAAACCTGAATCAAAATATGTATCACTCATCACGTCATACCAGCCATTTTCCTTAGAAAAGGAGGTGGTCTGTGAAGAGCCGTTGTCTCCAGCAACAGTTCCAGGCATGCATACCGAAGACAATCCAGGAAAAGTGGAACATACAGAAGAACTTTCTAGTATAACAGAAGTGGTGACTACTGAAGAAAATATTCCTGACGTGGCCCCGGGCAGCCATCTGACTCcagtagagagagagagttctTCACCTTTAAGTAGTAACCAGTCTGAACCTGGCAGCATCGCTTTAAACTCGTATCACTCCAGAAATTGTTCTGAGAGTGATCACTCCAGAAATGATTTTGATACTGATTCCAGCTGTCTGGAATCACATAGCTCCTTATCTGACTCAGAATTTCCCCCAAAtaataaaggtgaaataaaaacagaaggacAGGAGCTCATAACAGTAATAAAAGCCCCCACCTCCTTTGGTTATGATAAACCACATGTGCTAGTGGATCTACTTGTGGATGATAGCGGTAAAGAGTCCTTGATTGGTTATAGACCAACAGAAGATTCCAAAGAATTTTCATGA